The Pandoraea apista genomic interval CCCCTGTGACCAGCAGCACGATAATTCTCGCTTTGGCCCTCATGCTGATCGTCGAGGGATTGTTTCCGTTCGTCGCCCCGGACCGGTGGCGGCAGAGTTTTCGTAAAATAACGGAAATGCCGTCCGGCCAGATTCGCTTCTTCGGTCTGGCCGCCGTCTCGCTAGGGCTGATCCTGATGCTGCTGGCCGACTACTAAAAGGC includes:
- a CDS encoding DUF2065 domain-containing protein, whose amino-acid sequence is MLIVEGLFPFVAPDRWRQSFRKITEMPSGQIRFFGLAAVSLGLILMLLADY